In Choloepus didactylus isolate mChoDid1 chromosome 18, mChoDid1.pri, whole genome shotgun sequence, a single genomic region encodes these proteins:
- the LOC119514586 gene encoding microtubule-associated protein RP/EB family member 1-like, whose amino-acid sequence MLQAGFKRMGVDKIIPVDKLVKGNFWDNFEFIRWFKEFFDANPDRKDYETVVAGQGQETAVAPSLGAPAWKKTKEPLSSSRSAARRPVSTQGTPAASEAGPRMGNKDGEVAELMQQVNVLKLTVKVLEKGREFCFGKLRRVELICQEKEGSHDRVAEDCGHTLYHR is encoded by the coding sequence ATGTTACAAGCAGGTTTTAAGAGAATGGGCGTTGACAAAATAATTCCTGTGGACAAATTAGTAAAAGGAAATTTTTGGGACAATTTTGAGTTCATTCGGTGGTTCAAGGAGTTTTTTGATGCAAACCCTGATAGAAAAGACTATGAAACTGTAGTTGCTGGACAAGGTCAAGAAACAGCAGTGGCTCCTTCCCTTGGTGCTCCAgcttggaaaaaaacaaaggaaccACTTAGCTCTAGCAGGTCAGCTGCACGGAGGCCCGTATCAACCCAGGGAACTCCTGCAGCATCTGAGGCTGGCCCAAGGATGGGCAATAAAGATGGTGAAGTAGCTGAACTGATGCAGCAGGTCAATGTGTTGAAACTTACTGTCAAAGTcttggagaaagggagagagttCTGCTTTGGGAAGCTAAGGAGAGTTGAATTGATTTGCCAGGAGAAGGAGGGGTCGCATGACCGTGTTGCAGAGGACTGTGGGCATACTCTATACCACAGATGA